A region from the Thermoplasmata archaeon genome encodes:
- a CDS encoding cytochrome b N-terminal domain-containing protein, whose protein sequence is MASGASGSLREDGGRTVFGWLKTRFPSVPWADLTRKALETDQRQLPRSHAEKYELKTIWYWYPLYCLGGISFVAFIILTLTGIILGFFYVPNGAYVYAANGTLTNAAYDSMQRIMTQVPFGYIVRGLHHWSAHVMIAAVFLHMCRVYFTGAYKKPRELNWIIGVILLLLTILFGYSGYLLPANDLSEGAANIGIEMTRASPLIGDQLATLLWGSTSTLSGYYILRWYWIHVFILPFVGVGLMVVHMALVWIQGVAEPH, encoded by the coding sequence ATGGCATCCGGAGCGTCGGGATCGCTGCGGGAGGACGGCGGGCGCACGGTCTTCGGATGGCTCAAGACGCGCTTCCCGAGCGTGCCTTGGGCGGACCTCACGCGCAAGGCGCTCGAGACCGACCAGCGGCAGCTGCCGCGGAGCCACGCGGAGAAGTACGAGCTCAAGACGATCTGGTACTGGTACCCGCTCTACTGCCTGGGCGGCATCTCCTTCGTCGCCTTCATCATCCTCACGCTCACCGGGATCATCCTGGGGTTCTTCTACGTCCCCAACGGCGCGTACGTGTACGCCGCGAACGGCACGCTCACGAACGCCGCGTACGACTCGATGCAGCGGATCATGACCCAGGTGCCCTTCGGCTACATCGTCCGCGGGCTCCACCACTGGTCCGCGCACGTGATGATCGCCGCGGTCTTCCTCCACATGTGCCGTGTGTACTTCACGGGCGCCTACAAGAAGCCGCGGGAGCTGAACTGGATCATCGGCGTGATCCTGCTCCTGCTCACGATCCTCTTCGGGTACTCGGGCTACCTGCTGCCCGCGAACGACCTCAGCGAGGGCGCCGCGAACATCGGGATCGAGATGACGCGGGCGTCGCCCCTCATCGGCGACCAACTCGCCACCCTGTTATGGGGGAGCACGAGCACGCTGTCGGGATACTACATCCTGCGTTGGTACTGGATCCACGTCTTCATTCTGCCGTTCGTCGGCGTGGGCCTCATGGTGGTCCACATGGCGCTCGTCTGGATCCAGGGCGTCGCGGAGCCGCACTGA
- a CDS encoding 4Fe-4S dicluster domain-containing protein — protein sequence MEIEKVKEKVMEGRPGFTRQYGPDRSDHQPGIPFFPQEITRDVVVSFLLIAILFFLTAAIVPTLGPPRAENLSELIVPDWYLLFSWGLLKIGDVFPSFILGAGTPLETQFNAAFWGDILSGLPVIFLIVLPFLDRGREARPAKTPFMSALGISFLLVWTFCASLYAIREVIAQRWQSPNGATLFPDDSLKWMFIIPPVLSFFATYIALRRLGFRPMRRWLVPAVVLPFLIVGAQSLLILFMPGWLGAAVQPYWIQLAIGLLILCVATGATALAVLLLPESSARRVVHWVGALFLLAFVGYLVAMYYTNFLGYMWVATVLDPNFNTLILLPGFALVTAWFGLRRPYSSYEYLLNECYQCGKCHTVCPVTKVEDDALGGLNLVYNTFKKQHDGVPLWTCLACDACSAVCPLDIKYSDYILEERAKAHTRVAADGGDAK from the coding sequence ATGGAGATCGAGAAGGTCAAGGAGAAGGTGATGGAGGGCCGACCGGGCTTCACCCGCCAGTACGGACCCGACCGCTCCGACCATCAGCCCGGGATCCCCTTCTTCCCCCAGGAGATCACGCGGGACGTGGTCGTCTCCTTCCTCCTCATCGCGATCCTCTTCTTCCTGACCGCCGCGATCGTGCCCACCCTAGGCCCGCCGCGGGCGGAGAACCTGTCCGAGCTGATCGTCCCCGACTGGTACCTCCTGTTCTCCTGGGGCCTCCTGAAGATCGGGGACGTCTTCCCGAGCTTCATCCTCGGCGCGGGCACGCCGCTGGAGACCCAGTTCAACGCCGCGTTCTGGGGCGACATCCTGAGCGGGCTCCCCGTGATCTTCCTGATCGTCCTCCCGTTCCTGGACCGGGGGCGCGAGGCGCGGCCGGCCAAGACGCCGTTCATGTCCGCGCTGGGCATCTCCTTCCTCCTGGTCTGGACGTTCTGCGCCTCCCTGTACGCGATCCGGGAAGTGATCGCGCAGCGGTGGCAGAGCCCGAACGGAGCCACCCTGTTCCCGGACGACTCCCTCAAGTGGATGTTCATCATCCCGCCCGTTCTCAGCTTCTTCGCCACGTACATCGCCCTTCGACGCCTGGGGTTCCGGCCCATGCGGCGCTGGCTCGTCCCCGCCGTGGTCCTGCCATTCCTCATCGTCGGGGCGCAGTCCCTTCTGATCCTGTTCATGCCGGGCTGGCTCGGGGCCGCCGTCCAGCCGTACTGGATCCAGCTCGCGATCGGCCTTCTGATCCTGTGCGTCGCCACGGGCGCGACCGCGCTCGCGGTCCTCCTGCTCCCTGAGTCGAGCGCCCGCCGCGTCGTCCACTGGGTGGGCGCCCTCTTCCTCCTGGCGTTCGTGGGCTACCTCGTCGCGATGTACTATACGAACTTCCTGGGGTACATGTGGGTCGCGACCGTGCTCGACCCGAACTTCAACACGCTGATCCTGCTCCCGGGATTTGCGCTGGTCACCGCCTGGTTCGGATTGCGTCGGCCCTACAGCTCCTACGAATACCTGCTCAACGAGTGCTACCAGTGCGGCAAGTGCCACACCGTGTGCCCCGTGACCAAGGTCGAGGACGACGCGCTGGGCGGGCTCAACCTGGTCTACAACACGTTCAAGAAGCAGCACGACGGCGTACCTTTATGGACCTGTCTCGCGTGTGATGCGTGCAGCGCGGTGTGTCCCTTGGACATCAAGTACAGCGACTACATCTTGGAGGAGCGGGCCAAGGCGCATACCCGGGTCGCCGCGGACGGAGGCGACGCGAAATGA